The Salmo salar chromosome ssa02, Ssal_v3.1, whole genome shotgun sequence genome segment CCCCAACAAACCTCCTTCCCATTGCCCTCGAACCAACCTCCTTCCCATTGCCCTCGAACCAACCTCCTTCCCGTTGCCCTCGAACCAACCTCCTTCCCGTTGCCCTCGAACCAACCTCCTTCCCGTTGCCCTCGAACCAACCTCCTTCCCGTTGCCCTCGAACCAACCTCCTTCCCGTTGCCCTCGAACCAACCTCCTTCCCGTTGCCCTCGAACCAACCTCCTTCCCGTTGCCCTCGAACCAACCTCCTTCCCGTTGCCCTCGAACCAACCTCCTTCCCGTTGCCCTCGAACCAACCTCCTTCCCGTTGCGCTAGTCTTTAACACCGGTTGTCTTCTCTTACTAAAACtgctttactgaggagtgtctactacatgaccaaaatgtTCTCTACACATTCTTCTTAATGTCTTTCTCTCCAtcgcctctctctcatctcctctttctctccccctctctctctctccatctcctctttctctccatctcctcttccccctctctctctccatctcctctttctctccctgactctctctccagGACAGCTGGtggtggacaggtgtgatgtgtgCAGCGGCGGCAGGGCAGCGGGGTATCGTTAGGCTCCTCCTCCAGCAGGGGGCGGCGTGGGTGGGCGTGGTGGACACGCAGGGCCGGGACGCCAGGGAGCTGGCTAGGATGGCAGGGCATAGCGGGGTCCTAGAGGAACTGGACCACTACGGGTCTCAGCAGGACTGTGACCATGAGACGGGTGACCGGCATGGGAGACAGAGGGGTCAACACAGCCattacaggagagagacacaggaccaCAGGTTAGTGACCGACTGACTAACTGACCAcaggttactgactgactgactgactgactgactgactgactgactgactgactgactgactgactgactgactgactgactgactgactgactgactgactgaccacattacactgactgactgactgactgactgactgactgactgaccgacgcCGACCACAGgttagtgactgactgactgaccacaggttagtgactgactgactgactgactgactgactgactgactgactgactgactgactgactgactgaccgaccgacCACAGgttagtgactgactgactgactgaccgaccgaccacaggttactgactgactgactgactgactgactgactgaccacaggttactgactgactgactgactgactgactgactgactgactgactgactgaccgaccacaggttagtgactgactgactgaccacaggttagtgactgactgactgactgaccacaggttagtgactgactgactgactgactgaccacaggttagtgactgactgactgaccacaggttagtgactgactgactgactgactgaccacaggttagtgactgactgactgactgactgactgaccacaggttagtgactgactgactgactgactgaccacaggttagtgactgactgactgactgactgaccacaggTTAGTGACTGACTGACCACAGGTTAGCGAACACAGACAGCCAGGGACCGTACTGTCATGTGGTCGACCATACTAGACTGACGCAGCCACTTCATGTTTGATTTAACccacctggaagaccaggtgtggtGAATATAGGCAATCCCTGAACTgatcagttggtcaggtgtggtgaaTATAGACAGTCCCTGAACTgatcagttggtcaggtgtggtacCTAGTTGGAACACCATCCTGCAGTATCTgaggctctccaggaacaggctcTCCTACCTCTGTCCTAGTGTAGAAATAAGACCTGTGATTGAAGGTTTGTTGTCAAGGAGATACTCATTTTTCTCCTCCCttgttgctcctctctctctctgctccctcccccCCAGTTCTCCCCCAGCGGTAGCAGCAGTCCAGACCCATCAGAACCAGTCCACCCAGAATCAGACCCAGTGGTGTCCAGTCTGCAGTGTCCactactcctctcctccagagacgcacatctcctccaccctccacctgttctctctctcccgccctgccccccctccccactactgtctccccccctccacccccgcCTACCAGATGATGCTGCGCTCCGGATGGACCCCTGGGGGGGGGCTGGGGCCCGCGGGGGAGGGTCACAAACAGCCGGTCCGGACCGTCCTGAAGAGGGACAGTAGAGGCCTGGGGTACGGACCCACACCCCGACCTAAGGTCACACACTTCCAACCTAAAGACCCACAGGCAGTCAGACGGACGGGGAAGGAGGGTCGGGGAGAGCGGGGGAGGAG includes the following:
- the gpank1 gene encoding G patch domain and ankyrin repeat-containing protein 1; protein product: MSSLSYFTPAREEELLWSGNAGAATGPQPSTLGGEEARRFYQSLIEEGDGGERRGMEQRGREGARERRGRAGQHVQASRQQASTTSATTELEGLRLLRCAQEGDLSGVRGLLSRGVDVNFQDSWWWTGVMCAAAAGQRGIVRLLLQQGAAWVGVVDTQGRDARELARMAGHSGVLEELDHYGSQQDCDHETGDRHGRQRGQHSHYRRETQDHSSPPAVAAVQTHQNQSTQNQTQWCPVCSVHYSSPPETHISSTLHLFSLSRPAPPPHYCLPPSTPAYQMMLRSGWTPGGGLGPAGEGHKQPVRTVLKRDSRGLGYGPTPRPKVTHFQPKDPQAVRRTGKEGRGERGRRGIKEESRREEKDRNWERDFRSSFNTFDP